The following coding sequences lie in one Mesorhizobium sp. DCY119 genomic window:
- a CDS encoding type I secretion system permease/ATPase: MSLALFSCVINLLMLSGPLFMLQIYDRVLSSGSVPTLVALTILICALFAFMALIDAVRARVFSRIGERMEEVLQAPTFLAVVRRTWRSPDKAGAQPLRDLDTVRSYLSSAGPAAFFDVPWVPVYIAAIYIFHPVMGTFALAAAIVLVVLAVLTELLTSKRQMSAATASEDAHRFAEEVRRQSEIVTVLGMSGALNDSWLVQKAKAMGLHSATSNRATMLSSLSKSLRLLFQSGILAVGAWLAIKQQITPGAMVAGSIIMSRALAPIDQLIGQWRMMIGARRSWARLKALLSADAQAGHSPMALPKPVGRLSVSGLACLAPGKQKPLVSRVQFSLEPGAGLGIIGPSGSGKTTLTKALLGIWPHTQGDVRLDGAKFDQWDRDTLGRHIGYLPQDAALLPGTLAQNISRFDPDATPDKIIAAAKLAGVHELSLGFENGYDTQLGIDGVQLSAGQRQRVALARAVYGDPALIILDEPNSNLDSIGDAALHNAILSLRKNGTTVIVVAHRPSAVNAVDQLLFMADGAQVEFGPKEEVLKKVTRVATPQPQPQPQPQPAAQNISKFSVGPVRVS, translated from the coding sequence TTGTCGCTCGCATTGTTCAGCTGCGTCATCAACCTGCTGATGCTGAGCGGCCCGCTCTTCATGCTGCAGATCTACGATCGCGTGCTTTCGAGCGGAAGCGTGCCAACGCTCGTTGCTCTCACCATCCTCATCTGTGCGCTGTTCGCCTTCATGGCGCTGATAGACGCAGTGCGCGCGCGCGTCTTCTCGCGCATAGGCGAGCGGATGGAAGAGGTGCTCCAGGCGCCCACCTTCCTGGCTGTCGTGCGCCGGACCTGGCGCTCGCCTGACAAGGCCGGCGCTCAGCCGCTGCGCGACCTCGACACCGTGCGCAGCTACCTTTCCAGCGCGGGGCCGGCAGCCTTTTTCGATGTGCCATGGGTTCCGGTGTACATCGCGGCCATTTATATTTTCCATCCGGTGATGGGCACCTTCGCGCTCGCTGCCGCCATCGTTCTTGTCGTGTTGGCGGTGCTGACCGAACTCCTGACCAGCAAGCGGCAGATGTCTGCGGCAACGGCTTCCGAAGACGCTCATCGCTTTGCCGAGGAAGTACGCCGGCAATCCGAGATCGTCACGGTGCTGGGCATGAGCGGAGCGCTGAATGACAGCTGGCTCGTGCAGAAGGCCAAGGCGATGGGACTTCACAGCGCGACGAGCAATCGCGCCACGATGCTGTCGTCGCTTTCGAAATCGCTGCGCCTGCTGTTTCAGTCGGGAATCCTGGCGGTCGGCGCATGGCTGGCCATCAAGCAGCAGATCACGCCCGGCGCGATGGTTGCAGGCTCGATCATCATGTCGCGGGCGCTGGCGCCGATAGACCAGTTGATCGGCCAGTGGCGCATGATGATCGGCGCACGGCGGTCCTGGGCACGCCTCAAGGCACTGCTGAGCGCCGACGCGCAGGCCGGCCATTCGCCGATGGCCCTGCCGAAGCCGGTGGGACGGCTCAGCGTTTCGGGACTTGCCTGCCTTGCTCCGGGAAAACAAAAGCCGCTCGTTTCGCGCGTGCAGTTCTCGCTCGAGCCCGGCGCCGGCCTGGGCATTATTGGGCCCTCCGGTTCGGGCAAGACAACGCTGACCAAGGCCCTGCTCGGCATCTGGCCGCATACCCAGGGAGACGTACGGCTGGACGGCGCCAAATTCGACCAGTGGGACCGCGACACGCTCGGCAGGCATATCGGCTATCTTCCGCAGGACGCCGCCCTGCTGCCGGGAACGCTGGCGCAGAACATTTCCCGTTTCGATCCCGATGCGACTCCCGACAAGATCATCGCCGCAGCCAAGCTTGCCGGCGTTCACGAACTGTCGCTCGGCTTCGAAAATGGCTACGACACCCAGCTCGGCATCGACGGCGTGCAGCTGTCGGCGGGACAGAGGCAGCGTGTCGCCCTGGCAAGGGCCGTCTATGGTGACCCCGCGCTGATCATTCTCGACGAGCCGAATTCCAATCTGGATTCCATCGGCGATGCCGCACTCCACAACGCCATATTGTCGCTGCGCAAGAACGGCACCACCGTCATCGTCGTGGCCCACAGGCCGAGTGCCGTGAATGCGGTGGACCAGCTGCTGTTCATGGCCGACGGCGCGCAGGTCGAGTTCGGACCCAAGGAAGAGGTTCTGAAGAAAGTGACCCGTGTGGCCACACCGCAACCACAGCCTCAGCCCCAACCACAGCCAGCCGCGCAGAACATCTCCAAATTCAGCGTAGGTCCGGTGCGCGTATCATGA
- a CDS encoding glycosyltransferase family 2 protein — protein sequence MTLIIPVHDRQGALDRALQSVAAQEVVPAEVIVVDDASETPMLIRPEFTRQLRLRLIRHDKNKGAAGARNTGLAASTTEWITFLDSDDALLPDTLGRRWALVQEDQQQRPNDTAIYGCGWIDCDEDGKSLGIRRPRPSHDPLDFAAGCWFSPGSCIILNGRWAVEAAGGQDETLRRFEDCDWFLALALKGFFLQVLPVIGANIERKRQQNPHRIEQAAGALCRKWAEKGLDRLLMSRLRSYMSLETAAAHFFAGSRVKALLWLARSLIECPRFSLQLSPGWDREKV from the coding sequence ATGACATTGATCATCCCGGTGCATGACCGCCAGGGCGCGCTCGACCGCGCGCTGCAAAGCGTGGCCGCACAAGAGGTTGTGCCGGCCGAGGTCATCGTGGTCGATGACGCTTCCGAAACACCGATGCTCATCCGGCCTGAATTCACGCGCCAATTGCGGCTGCGCCTCATTCGGCATGACAAGAACAAGGGGGCGGCGGGCGCGCGCAACACGGGTTTGGCGGCCAGCACTACCGAATGGATAACCTTTCTCGACAGCGATGACGCTCTTCTGCCCGACACGCTCGGCCGCCGCTGGGCGCTCGTGCAGGAAGACCAGCAGCAGCGCCCGAACGACACAGCCATCTATGGCTGCGGCTGGATCGACTGCGATGAAGACGGCAAATCGCTGGGTATCAGGCGGCCAAGACCGTCGCATGACCCGCTGGATTTCGCCGCCGGCTGCTGGTTCTCGCCGGGTTCCTGTATCATCCTGAACGGCAGGTGGGCCGTTGAAGCGGCCGGGGGACAGGACGAAACCTTGCGGCGGTTCGAGGACTGCGACTGGTTCCTGGCACTCGCGCTTAAGGGGTTTTTCCTGCAGGTTCTTCCCGTTATCGGCGCGAACATCGAGCGCAAGCGCCAGCAAAATCCCCACCGCATAGAACAGGCAGCTGGCGCCCTCTGCCGCAAATGGGCCGAAAAAGGGCTCGACCGGCTTTTGATGTCGCGCTTGCGAAGCTATATGAGCCTGGAAACTGCGGCGGCACATTTTTTTGCCGGTTCGCGGGTCAAAGCCCTGCTTTGGCTCGCCCGCTCACTTATTGAATGCCCGCGTTTTTCGCTTCAACTTTCCCCGGGATGGGATAGGGAGAAAGTTTAA
- a CDS encoding glycosyltransferase: protein MEASILSIVMPCLNGMPHIRDAIESVKSAIPTGNVEIVVADGGSTDGTLEFLRNAPVTLIEGPDRSLYEGLNKAIASARGEYLVWLNSDDLLLGGMTELWRKTQESLADIGTGEAEIAVDGKPNWKSDHHAREMSTASLLFAVPTINSRIISTGLLREAGPFRCDIGLGADRDMMLKLFGLSRKRIFLNSAVYRYNSHSGSRTMGATWKSYRDVHDANLQMVRVLHEEMTGNGDRELIAAFELVSTIARARAEFFNGAPAASLGSVLRAFRNHPSPRTWLRGKSFYLDNRGRGSGW from the coding sequence ATGGAGGCTTCGATCCTCAGCATTGTCATGCCCTGCCTGAATGGCATGCCGCACATTCGCGATGCGATCGAGTCGGTGAAGTCGGCCATCCCCACCGGAAATGTCGAGATCGTCGTGGCCGATGGCGGCTCCACAGACGGAACCCTGGAATTTCTGCGCAATGCACCGGTCACGCTGATCGAAGGGCCGGACCGGTCGCTCTATGAGGGCCTGAACAAGGCGATTGCCAGCGCGCGGGGCGAATATCTCGTCTGGCTTAACTCCGACGATCTCCTTCTGGGCGGCATGACCGAGCTTTGGCGCAAGACACAGGAAAGCCTTGCCGACATCGGTACAGGAGAGGCCGAGATCGCGGTCGACGGCAAGCCGAACTGGAAGAGCGATCATCACGCCCGCGAGATGAGCACCGCATCGCTGCTGTTTGCCGTGCCAACCATCAACAGCCGGATCATCAGCACCGGACTTCTGCGCGAAGCCGGGCCGTTTCGCTGCGATATCGGCCTGGGCGCCGACCGCGACATGATGCTGAAGCTGTTTGGCCTGTCGCGGAAGCGGATATTCCTGAATTCGGCCGTCTATCGCTACAATTCGCACAGCGGATCAAGAACGATGGGAGCGACATGGAAGTCCTATCGGGATGTCCACGACGCCAATCTGCAGATGGTGCGGGTGCTGCACGAGGAGATGACCGGAAACGGCGACCGCGAGCTGATTGCGGCGTTCGAACTGGTTTCGACGATTGCCCGCGCCCGCGCCGAATTCTTCAATGGGGCGCCTGCAGCTTCACTTGGCAGCGTTCTCAGGGCTTTTCGCAATCACCCCTCGCCTCGCACATGGCTCAGAGGCAAATCATTCTATCTCGATAATCGGGGGCGCGGTTCCGGCTGGTAA
- a CDS encoding GDP-L-fucose synthase → MTDLYSLKNKRVFVAGHRGMVGSAIVRRLKDEDCEILTASRSELDLRDQSGVRRWIAERKPDAVVLAAAKVGGILANDTYPADFLYENLVIETNVIEASFRSEVGKLIFLGSSCIYPKFAPQPIPEDALLTGPLEETNEWYAIAKIAGLKLCQAYRRQHGVDYISAMPTNLYGPGDNFDLEKSHVIPALMRKAHEAKLAGEKQLTIWGSGTPKREFLHVDDAADAMVSLLKTYSGDGHVNVGSGEDITILELAKLVASIVGFEGEIRNDPTKPDGTPRKLMDVSRLFETGWRPKYDLKTGLEDAYAWFREHVEKGEARLNVA, encoded by the coding sequence ATGACCGATCTTTATTCCCTGAAAAACAAGCGCGTCTTCGTCGCGGGCCATCGCGGCATGGTCGGATCGGCAATCGTGCGCAGGCTGAAGGACGAGGATTGCGAGATCCTCACGGCAAGCCGCTCGGAGCTCGATTTGCGGGACCAGTCCGGCGTGCGGCGCTGGATCGCCGAACGCAAGCCCGATGCCGTGGTCCTGGCCGCTGCGAAAGTCGGAGGCATTCTCGCCAACGACACCTATCCCGCCGATTTCCTCTACGAAAATCTGGTCATCGAGACGAATGTCATTGAAGCTTCTTTCCGCAGCGAGGTCGGCAAGCTGATCTTCCTCGGCTCGTCCTGCATCTATCCGAAATTCGCGCCGCAGCCGATCCCGGAAGACGCGCTGCTGACCGGACCGCTCGAGGAGACCAACGAATGGTATGCCATCGCCAAGATCGCCGGCCTTAAGCTCTGCCAGGCCTATCGCCGCCAGCATGGTGTCGATTACATCTCGGCGATGCCGACAAACCTCTACGGCCCCGGCGATAATTTCGACCTGGAAAAGAGCCACGTCATCCCGGCTCTGATGCGCAAGGCGCATGAAGCGAAGCTTGCAGGCGAAAAGCAGCTGACGATCTGGGGCTCGGGAACGCCGAAGCGCGAATTCCTCCATGTCGATGACGCCGCCGACGCCATGGTTTCCCTGCTCAAGACCTATTCCGGCGACGGTCATGTGAATGTCGGTTCGGGCGAAGACATCACCATCCTCGAGCTTGCCAAGCTGGTGGCCTCCATCGTCGGTTTCGAGGGCGAAATCCGCAACGACCCGACCAAGCCGGATGGCACGCCACGCAAGCTGATGGACGTTTCGCGCCTGTTCGAGACGGGCTGGCGGCCGAAATACGACCTCAAAACCGGCCTGGAAGACGCCTATGCGTGGTTCCGCGAACATGTCGAGAAGGGCGAAGCGCGGCTCAACGTCGCCTGA
- a CDS encoding DUF2793 domain-containing protein — MESRNLNLPLLMPSQAQKHVTHNEALTALDAIVQLAVADRNRTSPPGSPADGARHIVASGATGEWAGHAGQIACFLDGGWRFFVPRDGWLAWLTDEAKLMVRKGGAWQSVVENFLSLGVNATADTTNRLAIASAASLFSHEGSDHQLTINKANAGARATLMLQAAYSGRAEIGLIGNNDLLFKVSADGSTFVEAVRINNATGDTCLRSLNSGPLGGLRNAIINGRGTINQRGFAGGALTGYGYDRWKAEGTGCSVTVAAGRFSLIGAISQTIEKSGLPGSVVTVSVDSPSRNLTVTLGTQTGTIPSGTGRRHTTFTLGSGEADDLKLTISAGLETTFADVQVEHGPWPTPFETRPAALEEMLCRRYFEVAYALFSGAVVSGSGFRTIAPYTVAKRVVPTTTIQEIELSLNAPTTVSSYTFSGFGRITGAHVYFVSSATSASANVQLKIFASAEF; from the coding sequence ATGGAAAGTCGCAATCTCAATCTTCCGCTTCTGATGCCATCCCAGGCGCAGAAGCACGTTACCCACAACGAGGCGCTGACCGCGCTCGACGCCATCGTGCAGCTGGCGGTCGCGGACCGGAACCGCACTTCACCGCCAGGCTCGCCGGCGGACGGTGCCCGCCACATCGTGGCATCCGGCGCTACGGGCGAGTGGGCCGGCCATGCCGGGCAGATCGCCTGCTTTCTCGACGGCGGCTGGCGGTTCTTCGTCCCGCGGGACGGCTGGCTGGCCTGGCTGACCGACGAGGCGAAGCTGATGGTGCGAAAGGGCGGGGCGTGGCAAAGCGTCGTCGAGAATTTCCTGTCGCTCGGCGTCAACGCGACGGCCGACACGACGAACCGGCTTGCAATCGCCAGCGCCGCATCGCTGTTCAGCCATGAGGGCAGCGACCACCAGCTCACGATCAACAAGGCCAATGCTGGCGCGCGTGCCACGCTGATGCTTCAGGCGGCCTATTCCGGCCGCGCCGAAATCGGCCTGATCGGCAACAACGACCTGCTGTTCAAGGTCAGTGCCGACGGAAGCACCTTCGTGGAAGCGGTCCGCATCAACAATGCGACGGGCGACACTTGCCTGCGCAGCCTGAATTCCGGCCCGCTGGGGGGATTGCGCAACGCCATCATCAACGGCCGCGGCACAATCAATCAGCGCGGTTTTGCCGGCGGCGCGCTCACCGGCTATGGCTACGACCGCTGGAAAGCGGAAGGCACCGGCTGTTCGGTCACTGTCGCAGCCGGACGCTTTTCACTCATCGGGGCGATCAGCCAGACCATCGAGAAATCCGGCCTGCCCGGTTCGGTCGTTACGGTTTCGGTCGACTCGCCCAGCCGGAACCTGACCGTGACGCTCGGCACGCAGACAGGCACCATCCCGTCCGGTACCGGCCGCCGCCACACCACCTTCACGCTCGGCAGTGGAGAGGCCGACGACCTGAAGCTCACCATCTCGGCGGGTCTGGAAACCACATTCGCCGACGTCCAGGTTGAACATGGGCCATGGCCGACGCCGTTCGAAACCCGCCCTGCGGCGCTGGAGGAAATGCTGTGCAGGCGCTATTTCGAGGTCGCTTACGCGCTCTTCAGCGGAGCGGTGGTCAGCGGCAGCGGCTTCCGTACAATCGCGCCCTACACCGTTGCGAAGCGGGTCGTGCCGACAACAACCATCCAGGAGATCGAATTGTCCTTGAACGCGCCCACAACGGTCTCCTCCTATACCTTCAGCGGCTTCGGCCGGATCACCGGCGCGCATGTATACTTCGTCTCCTCGGCAACGAGCGCCTCAGCAAATGTGCAATTGAAGATATTTGCCAGCGCCGAGTTCTGA
- a CDS encoding HlyD family type I secretion periplasmic adaptor subunit — MSVTQKSLRMTQVFGVLVVLLLVGGVGGWAATTDIAGAVIARGKMSVLNNAKKVQHLEGGIVAKLAVRNGDHVNAGDLLIRLDDTETRANLAIIESQRDEFLIERARLEAERDMRPALDLPESLAGDQNSGRLQTILEGQQKLLKSKLDALTGKKKQLAEQVEQIGGQISGLESQFAAKQRQVEILGRELESLQTLRAKGLVEQSRILALERQGAMLDGDMGQIQAEIGRLRGTISETKLRIIQEDEEWRSEALTTLGEVRAKLATLEEQRTAAIAKLKRIDITAPLSGYVHESNVYTVGGVIGSGEPLMLIIPESDALIVRARVGQRDIDNIHIGQEVRLRFTSLSQRVTPELMGDVTTIAPDVTTDQATGEVYYPIEITLIDGEIKKLEGIQLKPGMPVEAFIQTGMRTALSYLTKPFTEQLQHAFRE, encoded by the coding sequence ATGAGCGTAACGCAAAAATCGCTGCGCATGACGCAGGTCTTCGGCGTTCTCGTCGTCCTCCTCCTCGTCGGAGGCGTTGGCGGCTGGGCTGCGACCACCGATATCGCCGGCGCCGTCATCGCACGCGGCAAGATGTCGGTTCTGAACAATGCCAAGAAGGTGCAGCATCTTGAAGGCGGCATCGTCGCCAAGCTTGCGGTGCGCAACGGCGACCACGTCAATGCCGGCGATCTCCTCATCCGGCTGGACGACACCGAAACAAGGGCCAACCTCGCCATCATCGAATCGCAGAGGGACGAGTTCCTGATCGAGCGTGCGCGCCTGGAAGCAGAGCGTGACATGCGGCCGGCACTGGACCTGCCCGAGAGCCTGGCGGGGGACCAGAACAGCGGCCGGCTGCAGACCATTCTCGAGGGGCAGCAGAAGCTTCTGAAATCGAAGCTGGACGCGCTCACGGGCAAGAAAAAGCAACTTGCCGAGCAGGTCGAGCAGATCGGCGGGCAGATTTCCGGCCTCGAGTCCCAGTTCGCCGCCAAGCAGCGGCAGGTGGAAATTCTCGGCCGCGAGCTGGAATCGCTGCAAACGCTGCGCGCCAAGGGTCTTGTCGAGCAAAGCCGTATCCTGGCACTGGAGCGGCAGGGCGCGATGCTGGATGGCGACATGGGCCAGATCCAGGCCGAGATAGGTCGCTTGCGCGGGACGATCAGCGAAACCAAGCTTCGCATCATCCAGGAAGACGAGGAGTGGCGCAGCGAGGCGCTGACCACGCTGGGCGAGGTCCGCGCCAAGCTGGCGACGCTCGAAGAGCAGCGCACGGCGGCGATCGCCAAGCTGAAGCGGATCGATATCACGGCCCCGCTTTCAGGCTATGTCCACGAGTCGAACGTCTACACCGTTGGCGGCGTGATCGGCTCGGGCGAGCCGTTGATGCTGATCATACCCGAAAGCGACGCGCTTATCGTCAGGGCGCGGGTCGGGCAGCGCGACATCGACAACATCCATATCGGTCAGGAAGTGCGGTTGCGCTTCACCTCGCTCAGCCAGCGCGTCACCCCGGAATTGATGGGTGACGTCACCACCATCGCGCCCGACGTGACCACCGATCAGGCCACCGGCGAGGTCTATTACCCGATCGAAATCACGCTGATCGATGGCGAGATCAAGAAGCTCGAAGGCATCCAGCTGAAGCCCGGCATGCCGGTAGAGGCCTTCATCCAGACCGGGATGCGCACGGCGCTATCCTATCTGACCAAGCCGTTCACCGAGCAGCTGCAGCACGCGTTTCGCGAATAA
- a CDS encoding phosphomannomutase, with protein MKSPFKAYDVRGQIPDEINAPFAYRFGQAVASLRNPSAVVVGHDMRQDSPAFAAALAQGLLDSGVSVLPVGQCGTEEVYFHTEHSGADAGIMVTASHNPENYNGFKMVLEGATAATRENALNDIEKLVLSNTVIPAVSDYGSRGALKPLLDRNAYIERLLQQVKGVKLKPMKIVCHAGNGCAGPIIDLLEKHLPFEFIKIDHEPDPTLPNGIPNPLLPEKRTRASQAVIDHGADLGIAWDGDFDRCFLYDHNGRFIEGYYLVGLIAQTMLRWAPGSTILYDPRLTWNTIDVVTAAGGVAKTCPTGHAFFKHMMRQENAVYGGEMSAHHYFRDFAYCDSGMLAWLAIVVELSTSGATLAELVEQRIAAFPCSGEINFTVADAKLSQEKIAERFLPQNPLVESIDGLSMAFDDWRFNLRASNTEPLLRLNVETRADTALLAKKVSELSDLIRAG; from the coding sequence GTGAAATCACCTTTCAAGGCTTATGACGTTCGCGGACAAATTCCCGATGAGATCAACGCTCCCTTCGCCTACCGTTTTGGGCAGGCGGTCGCCAGCCTGCGCAACCCGTCTGCCGTGGTCGTCGGGCACGACATGCGCCAGGACAGCCCGGCATTTGCTGCAGCACTCGCGCAGGGCCTGCTCGACAGCGGCGTGAGCGTCCTGCCGGTCGGGCAATGCGGCACGGAAGAGGTGTATTTTCACACCGAGCACTCGGGCGCCGACGCCGGCATCATGGTCACGGCCAGCCATAATCCGGAAAACTACAACGGCTTCAAGATGGTGCTGGAAGGCGCGACCGCTGCAACGCGGGAAAATGCGCTGAATGACATCGAAAAGCTCGTTCTGTCGAACACGGTCATTCCGGCTGTTTCAGATTACGGCTCGCGTGGAGCGCTGAAGCCTCTGCTCGATCGCAATGCCTATATCGAGCGGCTGTTGCAGCAGGTCAAAGGCGTGAAGCTGAAGCCGATGAAGATCGTCTGCCACGCCGGCAATGGTTGCGCCGGCCCGATCATTGATCTCCTGGAAAAGCATCTGCCATTCGAGTTCATCAAGATCGACCACGAGCCCGATCCGACGCTGCCCAACGGCATTCCAAACCCGCTGCTGCCGGAAAAGCGCACGCGCGCCAGCCAGGCGGTCATCGACCATGGCGCCGATCTCGGCATTGCCTGGGATGGCGATTTCGACCGCTGCTTCCTCTACGATCACAATGGCCGCTTCATCGAGGGCTATTATCTGGTCGGGCTGATCGCGCAGACGATGCTGCGCTGGGCTCCCGGCTCGACGATCCTTTATGATCCGCGCCTGACATGGAACACCATTGACGTGGTGACGGCGGCGGGTGGCGTGGCCAAGACCTGCCCGACGGGCCACGCTTTCTTCAAGCACATGATGCGTCAGGAAAACGCCGTCTATGGCGGCGAGATGAGCGCGCACCACTATTTCCGTGATTTCGCCTACTGCGATTCCGGCATGCTGGCCTGGCTGGCGATCGTCGTCGAGCTTTCGACCAGCGGTGCCACGCTTGCCGAACTGGTCGAGCAGCGCATTGCCGCATTTCCCTGTTCGGGCGAGATCAACTTCACGGTGGCCGACGCGAAACTGTCGCAGGAAAAGATCGCCGAGCGTTTCCTGCCTCAGAATCCGCTGGTCGAATCCATCGATGGCCTGAGCATGGCGTTCGACGACTGGCGCTTCAATCTGAGAGCGTCCAACACCGAGCCGCTGCTGCGGCTCAATGTCGAGACCCGCGCCGACACCGCCCTTTTGGCAAAGAAGGTGTCAGAGCTTTCGGATCTGATCCGGGCGGGCTGA
- a CDS encoding mannose-1-phosphate guanylyltransferase/mannose-6-phosphate isomerase: MFLPVIMAGGSGSRLWPLSRHLYPKQFLALTGERTLLQDTVIRLEGLGAESPLLICNEEHRFLAADQMRVIDKEQATILLEPVGRNTAPAIALAALLATRQGQDPLLLVLAADHFIQDVARFQDAIRAAVPLAEQGKLVTFGIVPSRPETGYGYIKRGGEIGAGFAVSRFEEKPDRETAEGYLATGEYYWNSGIFMFRASRYLEELKRHNPEMVAACDRAISNTQTDMHFVRIDAEAFKACPADSIDYAVMEKTSDAVVVPLDARWSDIGSWSALWEVQAQNAEGNAFRGDVISIGSTNNLVHAEGRLVAVIGVEDLIVVETKDAVLIAHKDQVQKVKDVVEQIKSDGRHEHLNHRQVYRPWGHYDSIDFGERDQVKRITVKPGAKLSVQMHHHRAEHWIVVRGTAKVHKGKETILLTENQSTYIPLGEIHALENPGKIDLELIEVQSGSYLGEDDIVRFEDRYGRS; encoded by the coding sequence ATGTTTTTGCCAGTAATCATGGCCGGCGGTTCCGGCTCGAGACTTTGGCCACTGTCGCGTCACCTCTATCCCAAGCAGTTCCTTGCTCTTACCGGCGAACGGACGCTGCTGCAGGACACGGTGATCCGGCTTGAAGGCCTGGGCGCTGAGAGCCCGCTGCTCATATGCAACGAGGAGCATCGCTTTCTGGCCGCCGACCAGATGCGCGTGATCGACAAGGAGCAGGCCACGATCCTGCTGGAGCCGGTGGGCCGCAATACGGCACCCGCGATAGCGCTTGCCGCATTGCTGGCGACGCGCCAGGGGCAGGACCCGCTTCTGCTGGTGCTGGCCGCCGACCACTTCATCCAGGATGTCGCGCGCTTTCAGGACGCCATCCGGGCGGCCGTGCCGCTGGCCGAACAAGGCAAGCTGGTGACTTTCGGCATCGTGCCCAGCCGTCCCGAGACCGGCTACGGCTACATCAAGCGCGGCGGCGAAATCGGCGCGGGCTTCGCCGTGAGCCGCTTCGAGGAGAAGCCCGACCGGGAAACCGCAGAGGGTTATCTGGCGACGGGCGAGTATTACTGGAACAGCGGTATCTTCATGTTCCGCGCCAGCCGGTATCTGGAGGAACTCAAGCGCCATAATCCGGAAATGGTCGCGGCCTGCGATCGCGCGATATCGAACACGCAGACGGACATGCACTTCGTGCGCATCGACGCGGAAGCCTTCAAGGCATGCCCGGCCGACTCCATCGACTATGCCGTCATGGAGAAAACCTCGGATGCAGTCGTGGTGCCGCTTGATGCGCGCTGGAGCGATATCGGCTCCTGGTCGGCCCTGTGGGAAGTGCAGGCGCAGAATGCGGAAGGCAACGCATTCCGCGGCGACGTCATCTCCATCGGCAGCACGAACAATCTAGTCCACGCCGAGGGGCGCCTGGTTGCCGTGATCGGCGTCGAGGATCTTATCGTCGTCGAGACCAAGGACGCGGTGTTGATCGCCCACAAGGATCAGGTCCAGAAGGTCAAGGACGTGGTCGAGCAGATCAAGTCCGACGGCCGTCACGAACATCTCAACCATCGCCAGGTCTATCGGCCATGGGGCCACTACGATTCGATCGATTTCGGCGAGCGCGACCAGGTCAAGCGCATCACGGTCAAGCCCGGCGCCAAGCTTTCGGTCCAGATGCACCACCACCGCGCCGAACACTGGATCGTCGTGCGGGGAACGGCCAAGGTCCACAAGGGCAAGGAGACGATCCTGCTCACGGAGAACCAGTCGACCTATATTCCTCTCGGCGAAATCCACGCTCTGGAAAATCCCGGCAAGATCGACCTCGAATTGATCGAGGTGCAGTCGGGCTCCTATCTGGGTGAAGACGACATCGTCCGCTTCGAGGACAGATACGGCCGGTCGTAA
- the galE gene encoding UDP-glucose 4-epimerase GalE, translating into MAVMVTGGAGYIGSHMVWKLLDQGEEVVVVDRLSTGFDWAVPAEAELVVGDIADQALIEATMKRKKVDAVIHFAGSIIVPESVSDPLGYYLNNTAKSRDLIESAVRSGVKNFIFSSTAAVYGSPERIPVAENEAAAPESPYGTSKLMTELMLRDAAAAHDLDYTILRYFNVSGADPKMRTGQSTKGATHLIKVASEAATGKRDYMEVYGTDYPTPDGTCVRDYIHVSDLANAHYLALKRLRDGGKSIIANCGYGQGYSVHEVIDAVKRVVGHDFEVRTRERRPGDAVAIVANADLAKSEFQWKPEYDNLETIVSHAIQWEEMLKKRNT; encoded by the coding sequence ATGGCGGTGATGGTGACGGGCGGGGCCGGTTATATCGGCAGCCACATGGTCTGGAAACTGCTGGACCAGGGCGAAGAGGTCGTCGTCGTCGATCGCCTGAGCACCGGCTTCGATTGGGCCGTGCCCGCAGAGGCCGAACTGGTTGTCGGCGACATTGCCGACCAAGCGCTGATCGAAGCGACGATGAAGCGCAAGAAGGTCGATGCCGTCATCCATTTCGCCGGCTCGATCATCGTGCCGGAATCGGTTTCCGATCCGCTCGGCTACTATCTCAACAACACGGCCAAGTCGCGCGACCTGATCGAGAGTGCCGTGCGCTCGGGCGTCAAGAATTTCATCTTTTCGTCGACCGCTGCCGTTTATGGCAGCCCGGAGCGCATTCCGGTTGCCGAAAATGAGGCGGCGGCACCTGAGTCGCCATACGGCACCTCCAAGCTGATGACGGAACTGATGCTGCGCGATGCCGCCGCCGCACATGACCTCGATTATACGATCCTGCGCTATTTCAACGTGTCCGGCGCCGACCCGAAGATGCGCACGGGCCAGTCGACCAAGGGCGCTACCCACCTGATCAAGGTCGCGTCCGAAGCCGCGACCGGCAAGCGCGACTACATGGAAGTCTACGGCACCGACTATCCGACGCCGGACGGCACCTGCGTGCGCGACTACATCCATGTCAGCGATCTGGCGAACGCGCATTACCTGGCGCTCAAGCGCCTGCGCGACGGCGGCAAAAGCATCATCGCCAATTGCGGTTACGGCCAGGGCTATTCGGTTCACGAGGTCATAGATGCGGTCAAGCGCGTCGTCGGCCATGATTTCGAAGTGCGCACCCGCGAACGGCGCCCGGGCGATGCGGTGGCGATCGTCGCCAATGCCGATCTGGCAAAGTCGGAATTCCAATGGAAGCCCGAATACGACAACCTCGAAACCATCGTTTCCCACGCCATCCAGTGGGAAGAGATGCTGAAGAAGCGTAATACCTAG